The Rhodopirellula halodulae genome includes the window ACCCGCGACCATGGAGATGGAAAGGGGCGATGCATGTGATGCAGGAGGAGTGGCACGAGGCGGAAGTGGCGTTGCGAGCAACGGTTGAACGAAACCCCTACGACTGGATCGCACTGCACCAATTGGGCAACGTCATGGCAAGACAAGGAAAGACGGAAGAGTCACAGCGATTCCTGACGCGTGGAGCATTAGGAAATCAGGTTCGGCGGGAAATTGTGGATCTGTCGCACATCAATCAGCTCACACCTTCGCTGCTTGCAAAGATGCAACGATACGCTGATTTAGCGGGGCAACCTCATGTTGCCGAACGATTGGCTAAGTTGCTCGAAAGGGTGTCCCCATGAATGCGAGGTGGTTTGTTGGTTTGACAGCAATCGTCATGTTCGTCGGTTGTTCCAAGCAAGGATCGGAGTCCACTGTTGAAGAACAGCCAGAAACCTCGAAGTCAACGCAGACGGAACCGATGGACCGACTGTTCGGTGACCTCCAAATGGCCGACGAAGATGCACCCGTCAAGGTCGGAAGCGATGAAGACAAGGTGCAGACGCTGAGCCGTTCAGTTCAGCTACGTGACGTGGCGAAAGAACTCGGGGTGAACTTCACTTACCGCACGGGGCAACAAGCCGATCTGTGGATGCCGGAGTCAATGGGAGGCGGTGTCGGTGTGGCGGACTTTGATCTGAACGGTCTGCCTGACATGGTTTTTTCGCAAGGCGGAGCTGGAAGGCCCGGCAACTTGCCAGAGGAACCCGGTGTGATTTTGTTTCGAAATCGGTCGGGAGCGAACTTTGTCCGAAGCGATGAAGCTTTTGTTGATCCACGTTCGGAATACGGACAGGGGGTGGCAATCGGAGACTTCAATGCGGATGGTATTGAGGATGTCTATCTCACGACCACCGGAAAGGATCGTCTGTTTCAAAATGAAGGCGACGGTACCTTCCGAGATGTCACCCACCAGGTCTTCCCGAGTCCGAATGACCGGTGGAGCACTTCGGCCCAGTGGGCGGACCTGAATCGTGACGGTCTGCTCGATTTGTATGTTTGCAACTATCTGCAATACGACATGATCGGTGCACCGGTCTGTCGTGATGGTGATGGGGAGGCTCGACTGTGCCGGCCTCAGGAGTTTGCCGCTTGGGACAACCGAGCATTCATCCAGCAAGGCGACGGAAGGCTGCTGGATGAGGCGTCCCAACGAGGGCTCGTTGGCGAGGATGGAAAGAGTTTGGGGGTGGCGATTGCGGACCTGAATCAAGATGGCCATTTGGACGTCTATGTCGCGAATGACACGACGGCGAATTTTTATTTTCGTGGTAGCGAATCCGGCGTCTCGGTGGAAGAAGCGGTTCTCCGCGGGTGTGGAACGAACCTGCAAGGCCAGTTCGAAGCTGGGATGGGCGTCGCGATGGTGGACGTGGACCGAGACGGTTGGTTAGACGTGTTTTGCACCAACTATTTCAACGAGTCCAACACGCTGTATCGCAATCTCGGGTTGGCTGGGTTCCAAGATGCGACATCGAAGTTTGGTTTGCGGACGCCTTCGTTGTCGGTGCTGGGTTTCGGAGCGGTTTTTGCCGATCTGAACCATGATGGCATGGATGAGTTGGTGGTGACCAATGGTCATGTCGACAATCACCCTCGCAACCAGTTGCAGAAGATGCCGCCGCAGTGTTTCGCGATGGTGGGAAGCCAGTTTCGCGAAATGAGCGAGACGTCCGGCGCATTCTTTGAGACAGCAAAGATCGGGCGTGGAATGGCGAAATGTGATTTCGACCAAGATGGTGATCTCGATTTGGTGGTGGTTCACCAAAACAGTCCGGTCGCTTTGCTGGAGAAT containing:
- a CDS encoding CRTAC1 family protein; translation: MDRLFGDLQMADEDAPVKVGSDEDKVQTLSRSVQLRDVAKELGVNFTYRTGQQADLWMPESMGGGVGVADFDLNGLPDMVFSQGGAGRPGNLPEEPGVILFRNRSGANFVRSDEAFVDPRSEYGQGVAIGDFNADGIEDVYLTTTGKDRLFQNEGDGTFRDVTHQVFPSPNDRWSTSAQWADLNRDGLLDLYVCNYLQYDMIGAPVCRDGDGEARLCRPQEFAAWDNRAFIQQGDGRLLDEASQRGLVGEDGKSLGVAIADLNQDGHLDVYVANDTTANFYFRGSESGVSVEEAVLRGCGTNLQGQFEAGMGVAMVDVDRDGWLDVFCTNYFNESNTLYRNLGLAGFQDATSKFGLRTPSLSVLGFGAVFADLNHDGMDELVVTNGHVDNHPRNQLQKMPPQCFAMVGSQFREMSETSGAFFETAKIGRGMAKCDFDQDGDLDLVVVHQNSPVALLENQSGLVAERPNDSGWLQLNLVGVQSPRQGQGAKVSVTQGDQVWYQELSGGGTYLSTDEKRLHFGFPENFPVQMEVQWPSGSLQRLSNVELGQVLFVVEGT